TTTTTTTCGCGATATGTATCAAGTTTCAGCTGTTCGTTTTTTCCGCCTGCGCCGTAACGCTGCTGATGGCCGTACGGTCAAACGTAAGCTTTGTGGTATCGTTGACTTTCAAAATGACCGTATCTTCGTTCAATTCCTGAATGGTGCCGTGTATTCCGCCGATCGTCACGATTTTATCGCCTTTTTTCAAATCCCGCAACATGGCGGTGCGCGCTTTTTGCCTTTTTTGCTGCGGCCGAATAAGCAAGAAGTAAAACACGGCAAACATCAGCACGAATGGAAGAACGAGCGTCGTCAACGTCGAACCGGCGGTGGCAGTTTGTTCAGCTGCAATATTAAGCATGGTGTCCCCTCCTTTCAAAAACCGCGATCATCGTCATACAAGCCGTATTCGGCGAACAATTCGTCGCGAAAATCAAGCAGCCT
This genomic interval from Bacilli bacterium contains the following:
- the yajC gene encoding preprotein translocase subunit YajC → MLNIAAEQTATAGSTLTTLVLPFVLMFAVFYFLLIRPQQKRQKARTAMLRDLKKGDKIVTIGGIHGTIQELNEDTVILKVNDTTKLTFDRTAISSVTAQAEKTNS